A region of Halarcobacter mediterraneus DNA encodes the following proteins:
- a CDS encoding sugar transferase → MKTNKLNFNFILYIILIVLVDIFALILSLQLAVEFRTNFFPRTFPTFSFDEIDKYYWVLLLILTIFAYEKIYFIRYDFWSDTKRVLKGLFLSFATILIVITLTRISNDYSRAVFILFFLFAAFLVPFFKRIFKKVLFKFDIFKIKVKILANEPEYSMIKKEIELNWYFGFIPNDSKYDMVLISSKKFTVNELQKAIKKFSKKTKDIYIIPYVDNIDFTYVSIVNYSNIRLSAIHIENKLLNYKNIIIKAIFEKMLVVLLAPFILFLHLFIVVLIKLDSKGSARFKQKRFTKNSKDFSCYKYRTMYENSDALLKKYLEENPDEVEYYEKYHKYKNDPRITKVGKFLRSTSLDELPQFFNILRGDMNLIGPRPYMLNELDKIGLDNQNIIFQVKPGITGLWQVSGRNDLTFEQRLELDNWYIQNWSLWLDFTIFMKTIKVVFMKIGAK, encoded by the coding sequence ATGAAAACAAATAAATTAAACTTCAATTTTATCTTATATATTATTTTAATAGTTTTAGTAGATATTTTTGCACTAATTTTATCTTTACAATTAGCTGTAGAATTTAGAACTAATTTTTTTCCAAGAACTTTCCCTACTTTTTCTTTTGATGAAATTGATAAATATTATTGGGTTTTACTTTTAATCCTTACTATTTTTGCATATGAAAAAATATATTTTATAAGATATGATTTTTGGAGTGATACAAAAAGAGTTTTAAAGGGACTTTTTTTATCTTTTGCAACTATTTTAATAGTAATAACACTTACAAGAATATCAAATGATTATTCAAGGGCAGTATTTATACTTTTTTTCTTATTTGCTGCTTTTTTAGTGCCTTTTTTTAAAAGAATATTTAAAAAAGTATTATTTAAATTTGATATTTTTAAAATAAAAGTAAAAATATTAGCAAATGAACCAGAGTATTCAATGATAAAAAAAGAAATAGAGTTAAACTGGTATTTTGGATTTATTCCAAATGATTCCAAATATGATATGGTTTTAATCTCTTCAAAAAAGTTTACTGTAAATGAACTGCAAAAAGCAATAAAGAAGTTCAGTAAAAAAACAAAAGATATTTATATTATTCCTTATGTTGACAATATTGACTTTACTTATGTTTCTATTGTAAACTATTCTAATATTAGATTATCAGCAATTCATATTGAAAATAAATTATTAAACTATAAAAATATAATAATAAAAGCAATCTTTGAAAAAATGTTAGTTGTTTTATTAGCTCCTTTTATTTTATTTTTACACCTTTTTATTGTTGTTTTAATCAAACTTGATTCTAAAGGAAGTGCAAGATTTAAGCAAAAAAGGTTTACAAAAAACTCTAAAGATTTTTCTTGTTATAAATATAGAACAATGTATGAAAATAGTGATGCTCTTCTAAAAAAATATTTAGAAGAAAATCCTGATGAAGTAGAATATTATGAAAAATATCATAAATATAAAAATGACCCAAGAATAACAAAAGTTGGTAAGTTTTTAAGAAGTACTTCTTTAGATGAACTTCCCCAGTTTTTTAATATATTAAGAGGAGATATGAATTTAATAGGACCTAGACCTTATATGTTAAATGAACTAGATAAAATTGGACTTGATAATCAAAATATAATTTTCCAAGTAAAACCAGGTATTACAGGACTTTGGCAAGTAAGTGGAAGAAATGATTTAACCTTTGAACAAAGATTAGAATTAGACAATTGGTATATTCAAAATTGGTCATTATGGTTGGATTTTACAATTTTTATGAAAACAATAAAAGTAGTTTTTATGAAAATAGGAGCAAAGTAG
- the rfaD gene encoding ADP-glyceromanno-heptose 6-epimerase — translation MKYTNIDFNNKNILITGAAGFIGSNLCFYFQENYPQANIIALDCFRSGETFSNGNLKSFGHFKNLLGFQGTVISGNINDKELLKDLENSYSFDYIFHQAAISDTTVQEQDLMIQTNVNAYEDLLKIAIKHKANMIYASSGATYGDSDRFEVGFESPNNVYGFSKVMMDNISYKYLKQGVDISIVGLKYFNVYGPREFFKNKTASMVVQFGHQILAGKTPKLFEGSDKILRDFVYIEDVIQANIKAASPKKSGVYNVGTGLARSFEDIVNILQKELEIDNGKEYIPNPFVGSYQFFTQANIDTTIANLDYEPRFTMEDGIKAYIPEIKRLFESEFKK, via the coding sequence ATGAAATATACAAATATAGATTTTAACAATAAAAATATACTAATAACAGGTGCTGCAGGATTCATAGGTTCTAACCTTTGTTTCTATTTTCAAGAAAATTACCCCCAAGCAAATATTATAGCCCTTGATTGTTTTAGAAGTGGCGAGACTTTTTCAAATGGAAACCTTAAAAGCTTTGGACACTTTAAAAATCTTTTAGGTTTTCAAGGAACAGTTATAAGTGGAAATATAAATGACAAAGAACTTTTAAAAGATTTAGAAAACTCTTATTCTTTTGATTATATTTTTCATCAAGCAGCGATTTCAGATACTACAGTTCAAGAACAAGACTTAATGATTCAAACAAATGTTAATGCCTATGAAGATTTACTTAAAATTGCAATTAAACATAAAGCAAATATGATTTATGCAAGTTCAGGTGCAACTTATGGAGATAGTGACAGATTTGAAGTAGGTTTTGAATCGCCAAACAATGTATACGGTTTTTCAAAAGTTATGATGGATAATATCTCATATAAATATCTTAAACAAGGTGTTGATATTTCAATCGTAGGATTAAAATACTTTAATGTATATGGTCCAAGAGAATTTTTCAAAAATAAAACAGCTTCTATGGTAGTACAATTTGGACATCAAATTTTAGCTGGAAAAACACCAAAACTTTTTGAAGGAAGTGATAAAATCTTAAGGGACTTTGTTTATATAGAAGATGTAATTCAAGCAAATATAAAAGCAGCTAGCCCAAAAAAATCTGGTGTTTATAATGTAGGTACTGGACTTGCTAGAAGTTTTGAAGATATTGTAAATATTTTACAAAAAGAATTAGAAATAGACAATGGAAAAGAATATATACCAAATCCATTTGTAGGTTCTTATCAGTTTTTTACCCAAGCAAATATTGATACTACAATAGCAAACTTAGACTATGAACCAAGATTTACTATGGAAGACGGGATAAAAGCCTATATCCCAGAAATCAAAAGACTGTTTGAATCAGAGTTTAAAAAGTAG
- a CDS encoding ribbon-helix-helix protein, CopG family has product MTATVRLDDSLEKKLNNLSKTLNKKKSDVIREAIEFYSNSIQDNKKSRIKNAVEKTKEIDKKEYLNLEGTISDTI; this is encoded by the coding sequence ATGACAGCTACAGTTAGACTTGATGATAGTTTAGAGAAAAAGTTAAATAACTTATCTAAAACATTGAATAAAAAAAAGAGTGATGTGATTAGAGAAGCTATAGAATTTTATTCAAATAGTATTCAAGATAATAAAAAATCAAGAATCAAAAATGCAGTTGAGAAAACAAAAGAAATAGATAAAAAAGAGTATTTAAATCTTGAGGGAACTATTAGTGATACTATCTAA
- a CDS encoding type II toxin-antitoxin system PemK/MazF family toxin, which translates to MILSKGDIWLVNFNPIKKSNEIGKIRPAVVFQNNELNERAYPTTIVFPLSTYLIDDSEPIRFRITKREKLKEDSDLIITQIRAIDNSRFIEKLASLSIREIEEIKELFDEITE; encoded by the coding sequence GTGATACTATCTAAAGGTGATATCTGGTTAGTTAATTTTAATCCCATTAAAAAATCAAATGAAATAGGAAAAATTAGACCTGCTGTTGTATTTCAAAATAATGAATTAAATGAAAGGGCTTATCCTACAACTATTGTCTTTCCTCTTTCAACATATTTGATTGACGATTCAGAACCTATCAGATTTAGAATAACTAAAAGAGAAAAACTTAAAGAAGATTCTGATTTGATTATCACTCAGATTAGAGCTATTGATAACAGTAGATTTATAGAAAAGCTAGCTAGTTTAAGTATTCGTGAAATTGAAGAAATAAAAGAACTTTTTGATGAAATTACAGAATAA
- a CDS encoding type II toxin-antitoxin system Phd/YefM family antitoxin: MQAIFSNYTASITELKKSPSQLLKDSGNEAIAILNHNVPSAYLVPSELYEKMMDIIDDYYLAQEVEERLKDNEKPVRVNIDELLS; the protein is encoded by the coding sequence ATGCAAGCTATTTTTTCAAACTATACAGCAAGTATAACAGAACTTAAAAAATCACCGAGTCAACTTTTAAAAGATTCAGGTAATGAAGCTATAGCTATTTTAAATCATAATGTTCCAAGTGCTTATTTAGTTCCAAGTGAACTTTATGAAAAAATGATGGATATTATAGATGATTATTATTTAGCCCAAGAAGTTGAAGAAAGATTAAAAGATAATGAAAAACCAGTAAGAGTAAATATAGATGAGTTATTATCTTGA
- a CDS encoding type II toxin-antitoxin system RelE family toxin: protein MSYYLDFKPKALEEWNKLDLSIKIQFQKKLKQRLENPKVPKDKLSGYENVYKIKLRSVGYRLAYEVKDEEIVILVLSVGKRENNSIYENLKKRKEDDKNK, encoded by the coding sequence ATGAGTTATTATCTTGATTTTAAACCTAAAGCTTTAGAAGAGTGGAATAAATTAGATTTAAGTATAAAAATACAATTTCAAAAAAAGTTAAAACAAAGACTTGAAAATCCAAAAGTTCCAAAAGATAAATTAAGTGGCTATGAAAATGTGTATAAAATCAAGCTACGAAGTGTAGGATATAGACTTGCCTATGAAGTAAAAGATGAAGAAATAGTTATTTTAGTATTAAGTGTAGGCAAAAGAGAAAACAATAGTATATATGAAAATTTGAAGAAAAGAAAAGAAGATGATAAAAATAAATAA
- the rfaE1 gene encoding D-glycero-beta-D-manno-heptose-7-phosphate kinase, with product MIKINKKPNILVIGDLMIDEYLWGSCERISPEAPVQIVDIKKETRVLGGAGNVISNLVALGSNVAVMSVLGNDEVGIEVKSMLDEQGVKTFLVEQVGRKTSRKTRLMASHSQVVRYDKESKNSISPTSVKALFEKFQEKINSYDIVLLSDYNKGVLTRELLEKVISYANKYNKKVLVDPKGDDFSKYKGAYLLTPNKKEAQVASKIEIDNDTHLKKALEKLKEDSNLGVSLITLSENGIAILENDEVTVKPTVAREVYDVTGAGDTVLASLGFALSLDYNIFDSVEFANLAAGVVVGKIGSATATLDEIEEYKASLHKSSIELHIKTKEDIEKISKRLKEQGKKVVFTNGCFDILHKGHVSYLNIAKSFGDVLILGLNSDASVKRLKGENRPINTQDDRAYILSALECIDYVVIFDEDTPYELIKTVEPDILVKGADYEGKEVVGSDIAKQTKLVEFVDGKSTTKTIEKIKKAEK from the coding sequence ATGATAAAAATAAATAAAAAGCCAAATATCTTAGTTATTGGTGATTTAATGATAGATGAATATCTTTGGGGATCTTGTGAGAGAATTTCTCCTGAAGCACCAGTTCAAATTGTTGATATAAAAAAAGAAACAAGAGTTCTAGGTGGAGCAGGTAATGTAATCAGTAATCTAGTTGCCCTTGGTTCAAATGTTGCTGTTATGTCAGTTCTTGGAAACGATGAAGTAGGTATAGAAGTAAAATCAATGCTTGATGAACAAGGTGTAAAAACTTTTTTAGTAGAACAAGTAGGAAGAAAAACATCAAGAAAAACTAGACTTATGGCTTCTCACTCTCAAGTTGTACGATATGATAAAGAAAGTAAAAACTCAATTTCTCCTACAAGTGTAAAAGCACTTTTTGAGAAATTCCAAGAGAAAATAAATAGTTATGATATTGTTCTTTTATCTGATTATAATAAAGGAGTTCTTACTCGTGAGCTTCTAGAAAAAGTAATCTCTTATGCAAATAAATACAATAAAAAAGTTTTAGTAGACCCAAAAGGAGATGACTTTTCAAAGTATAAAGGAGCATATCTTTTAACACCAAATAAAAAAGAAGCACAAGTAGCTTCAAAAATAGAAATAGACAATGATACGCATTTAAAAAAAGCCTTAGAAAAATTAAAAGAAGACTCAAACCTTGGAGTATCATTAATAACTCTTAGTGAAAATGGAATTGCAATTTTAGAAAATGATGAGGTTACAGTAAAACCTACAGTTGCAAGGGAAGTTTATGATGTAACAGGAGCAGGGGATACAGTCTTAGCTTCTTTAGGGTTTGCTTTAAGTTTAGATTATAATATTTTTGACTCAGTAGAATTTGCAAATCTAGCAGCAGGGGTAGTAGTTGGTAAAATAGGAAGTGCTACTGCAACTCTTGATGAAATTGAAGAGTATAAAGCAAGTTTACATAAAAGTTCTATTGAACTTCATATTAAAACAAAAGAAGATATTGAAAAAATATCAAAAAGATTAAAAGAACAAGGTAAAAAAGTTGTTTTTACAAATGGTTGTTTTGATATTTTACATAAAGGTCATGTAAGTTATTTAAATATTGCAAAATCTTTTGGTGATGTACTAATTTTAGGTTTAAATTCTGATGCTAGTGTAAAAAGATTAAAAGGTGAAAATAGACCAATAAATACCCAAGATGATAGAGCTTATATTCTTTCAGCTTTAGAGTGTATAGATTATGTAGTAATTTTTGATGAAGATACTCCCTATGAACTTATAAAAACAGTTGAACCTGATATTCTAGTAAAAGGTGCAGATTATGAAGGCAAAGAAGTAGTTGGAAGTGATATTGCAAAACAAACAAAATTAGTTGAATTTGTTGATGGCAAAAGTACAACAAAAACTATAGAAAAAATAAAGAAGGCAGAAAAGTGA
- the gmhA gene encoding D-sedoheptulose 7-phosphate isomerase, translated as MRNVIEKEFQGHLETINKVIETMASPLEEASKLAVETLKNGNKILFFGNGGSAADAQHIAAELTGRYKTERRGLPGIALTTDTSALTAIGNDYGYDRVFDRQVESLAQEGDLLLGISTSGNSKNVINAFKVGKEIGCKIIGFSGRDGGAMNDYCDINLVVPSNDTPRIQEMHILFGHTICQLIDNELS; from the coding sequence GTGAGAAATGTAATAGAAAAAGAGTTTCAAGGTCATCTTGAAACTATAAATAAAGTAATAGAAACTATGGCTTCTCCTTTAGAAGAGGCTTCAAAACTAGCTGTTGAAACACTAAAAAATGGAAATAAAATCTTATTTTTTGGAAATGGTGGAAGTGCAGCAGATGCACAACATATTGCAGCAGAACTTACAGGAAGATATAAAACTGAAAGAAGAGGGCTTCCTGGAATAGCTCTTACAACAGATACAAGTGCATTAACTGCAATAGGAAATGATTATGGTTATGATAGGGTTTTTGATAGACAAGTTGAATCTTTAGCACAAGAAGGAGATTTATTACTTGGAATTTCAACTTCAGGAAATTCAAAAAATGTAATAAATGCTTTCAAAGTAGGAAAAGAAATAGGCTGTAAAATTATTGGTTTTAGTGGAAGAGATGGGGGTGCTATGAATGATTATTGTGATATCAATTTAGTTGTTCCTTCAAATGATACTCCAAGAATACAAGAAATGCATATTCTTTTTGGACACACAATTTGCCAATTAATAGATAATGAGTTATCGTAA
- a CDS encoding nucleotidyltransferase domain-containing protein — protein MRLKKEEITFLKDSFKTIIKTGKLYLFGSRIDDSKKGGDIDLLIVSNTANKKDIRKFRIEFFKKFGEQKLDIVLDDGSFKNPFIKHILKKAVLL, from the coding sequence ATGAGACTAAAAAAAGAAGAGATAACTTTTTTAAAAGATAGTTTTAAAACTATTATAAAAACAGGAAAATTATATCTTTTTGGTAGTAGAATTGATGACTCTAAAAAAGGTGGAGATATTGATTTACTAATTGTTTCAAATACAGCTAATAAAAAAGATATAAGAAAGTTTAGAATAGAGTTTTTTAAAAAGTTTGGAGAACAAAAATTAGATATAGTTTTAGATGATGGCTCTTTTAAGAATCCATTTATAAAGCATATTTTAAAAAAGGCTGTTTTATTATGA
- a CDS encoding glycosyltransferase, producing MLTINYKKRTFFISKLLEQENIKELKKPSFFSKVLGKKEFADIYFHSGEFDKEALENIEKAKKVFVNSQTVHHQLLRVLQTNLDKVEVLYPSINIEYKKPKEIKQKFCEEQNIDPKKKIIFFTGKNFKTSGVKEFISTILQLNAQDFIAVIEGDKKQITSLKFQLSKINIEDKILLLDNYERKDELFLASDIFILPTHSKNFASNVLKAMFCKCAVFVPATNPAKELVDVFAMMESPLDRSMQFKVDALLQNKADLKLIKKQNRNIALEHTLEKSLEKVNEVITSI from the coding sequence ATGCTAACAATAAACTACAAGAAAAGAACTTTTTTTATCAGTAAACTACTAGAACAAGAAAATATAAAAGAGTTAAAAAAGCCATCTTTTTTTTCAAAAGTTTTAGGAAAAAAAGAGTTTGCAGATATCTATTTTCATAGTGGAGAATTTGATAAAGAAGCTTTAGAAAATATTGAAAAAGCAAAAAAAGTTTTTGTAAACTCTCAAACCGTTCATCATCAACTTCTTAGAGTTTTACAAACTAATCTTGACAAAGTAGAGGTTTTATATCCTAGTATTAATATAGAATATAAAAAACCAAAAGAAATAAAACAAAAATTTTGTGAAGAACAAAATATTGACCCTAAAAAAAAGATTATATTTTTTACTGGAAAAAACTTTAAAACCTCTGGAGTAAAAGAGTTTATTTCTACTATTTTACAGTTAAATGCACAGGATTTTATAGCTGTAATAGAAGGGGATAAAAAACAAATCACAAGTTTAAAATTCCAATTATCTAAAATAAATATAGAAGATAAAATCTTATTGCTAGATAATTATGAAAGAAAAGATGAACTTTTTTTAGCAAGTGATATTTTTATTTTACCAACACATAGTAAAAATTTTGCCTCAAATGTTCTTAAAGCAATGTTTTGCAAATGTGCTGTATTTGTTCCTGCAACTAATCCTGCAAAAGAGTTAGTTGATGTATTTGCAATGATGGAAAGTCCCCTTGATAGAAGTATGCAATTTAAAGTCGATGCACTTTTACAAAATAAAGCTGATTTAAAATTAATAAAAAAACAAAATAGAAATATAGCTTTAGAACATACTTTGGAAAAATCATTGGAAAAGGTAAATGAAGTTATAACTTCAATTTAA
- a CDS encoding DNA ligase has product MLRILVSIIVSYSFLFSLELQRPKVYKEHIEIKNWFMSEKLDGIRAYWNTKELLTRKGKKIHVPKEFLKNFPNFELDGELWTKRNDFENIQSIVMDKTPSKDWKEITYNIFEVPKQKGNFSQRLEIAKKWFERHHNKQVTIIPQIKVKDKEHLNRLLQEIISKKGEGLIVKNPNKSYHTGRSSHILKVKEAQDMEGEVIGINISEKTKVLKSLKVKLENGIVFNLGTGFTKKQRINPPKIGEIVTFKYYGFTKYKKPKFASFLRVRKD; this is encoded by the coding sequence TTGTTACGAATATTAGTAAGTATTATTGTAAGCTATTCTTTCTTATTTTCTCTTGAACTACAAAGACCTAAAGTATATAAAGAACATATAGAAATAAAAAATTGGTTTATGAGTGAAAAACTAGATGGAATAAGAGCCTATTGGAATACAAAAGAGTTATTAACAAGAAAAGGTAAAAAAATTCATGTTCCAAAAGAGTTTTTAAAAAACTTTCCTAACTTTGAACTTGATGGAGAGTTGTGGACCAAAAGAAATGATTTTGAAAATATTCAAAGTATAGTTATGGATAAAACTCCTAGTAAAGATTGGAAAGAGATTACTTATAATATTTTTGAAGTTCCAAAGCAAAAAGGGAACTTTAGCCAAAGATTAGAGATTGCAAAAAAGTGGTTTGAAAGACATCATAATAAACAAGTAACAATAATACCTCAAATTAAAGTTAAAGACAAAGAACATTTAAATAGACTTTTACAAGAAATTATTTCAAAAAAAGGGGAAGGCTTAATAGTAAAAAATCCAAATAAATCTTATCATACAGGAAGAAGTTCACATATTTTGAAAGTAAAAGAAGCTCAAGATATGGAAGGGGAAGTTATAGGAATAAATATTTCAGAAAAAACAAAAGTTTTAAAAAGCCTAAAAGTAAAACTTGAAAATGGTATAGTTTTTAATTTAGGAACTGGCTTTACAAAAAAACAAAGAATAAATCCTCCAAAGATTGGAGAGATAGTAACTTTTAAGTATTATGGTTTTACAAAATATAAAAAACCAAAATTTGCTTCTTTTTTAAGAGTTAGAAAAGATTAA
- the rpmB gene encoding 50S ribosomal protein L28: MARRCAISGKGPMVGHNVSHANNKTKRRFLPNLRTVRVTLEDGTTRKIKISAKELRTLKKNS; the protein is encoded by the coding sequence ATGGCAAGAAGATGCGCAATATCTGGAAAAGGACCTATGGTTGGTCACAACGTAAGTCACGCAAATAACAAGACTAAAAGAAGATTTTTACCAAACTTAAGAACTGTTAGAGTTACTTTAGAAGATGGTACTACTAGAAAAATCAAAATTTCTGCAAAAGAGTTAAGAACTCTTAAAAAGAACTCATAA
- a CDS encoding potassium channel family protein: MGIFKRIKKALGWEIRSAKPEYDLNPVIYSQLKPFRLPLILVQLILMIGTFGYVYIEDYSIMHAIFQSAYTFTTTGFGSLNEGNFSSAGIVFTVTLMLAGFAVLTFSVGILINTISNGTLFKLIKERNMLYKIARLRRHFVIFYHNEYTAQLAKQFNENHIPFVVVDPSEDIEQIAKDCNYPYFVKEEPYKELAFLKAHLSSAKGAISLSKNISNNITLIASVRLYEKELGRTPFLIISNAETQNEKIRLKKLGADKVVATPSLMAKRVTAMAIRPDMENVLEEFLYKRDTPIDMEEAFVNENSWVINREIKDLRLRDKIKVSVIGITEKKGRFIQMPKGSTVITAESKLLLVGNQKSIIRAKRIISLEEKPEDL; encoded by the coding sequence ATGGGCATTTTTAAACGAATAAAAAAAGCTCTAGGCTGGGAGATACGTTCAGCTAAACCAGAATATGACTTAAATCCTGTCATATATTCTCAACTTAAACCTTTTAGATTACCCCTTATTTTAGTACAACTGATTTTGATGATTGGTACATTTGGTTATGTTTATATTGAAGATTATTCAATTATGCATGCAATTTTTCAATCAGCCTATACCTTTACAACTACAGGTTTTGGTTCTTTAAATGAAGGAAATTTTAGTAGTGCAGGAATAGTTTTTACTGTAACCTTGATGTTAGCAGGATTTGCAGTACTTACTTTCTCAGTGGGTATTTTAATAAATACAATTTCAAACGGTACTCTTTTTAAGCTAATAAAGGAAAGAAATATGCTTTATAAAATAGCAAGGCTTAGACGGCATTTTGTGATTTTTTATCATAATGAATACACAGCTCAGTTAGCAAAACAGTTCAATGAAAATCATATACCCTTTGTGGTAGTTGATCCAAGTGAAGATATTGAACAAATAGCAAAGGATTGTAATTATCCTTATTTTGTAAAAGAAGAACCATATAAAGAACTTGCTTTTTTAAAGGCTCATTTAAGTTCTGCAAAAGGTGCAATTTCTTTATCAAAAAATATTTCAAACAATATTACTTTGATTGCTTCTGTAAGGTTATATGAAAAGGAACTTGGAAGAACACCTTTTTTAATCATTTCTAATGCTGAAACACAAAATGAAAAAATTAGATTAAAAAAACTTGGAGCAGATAAAGTTGTAGCAACACCTTCTCTTATGGCAAAGAGGGTTACTGCAATGGCTATTAGACCAGATATGGAAAATGTACTTGAAGAGTTTTTATATAAAAGAGATACTCCAATTGATATGGAAGAAGCTTTTGTAAATGAAAACTCATGGGTAATAAACAGAGAAATAAAAGATTTAAGATTAAGAGATAAGATAAAAGTTTCAGTTATTGGAATTACAGAAAAAAAAGGAAGATTTATTCAAATGCCTAAAGGTTCTACAGTAATTACGGCTGAGTCTAAACTTTTGCTAGTAGGAAATCAAAAATCAATTATTAGAGCAAAGAGAATTATCTCTTTAGAAGAAAAACCAGAAGATTTATAA
- the argJ gene encoding bifunctional glutamate N-acetyltransferase/amino-acid acetyltransferase ArgJ → MFTILPIKGYLDQIDGFYCDGISAGLKSNGKKDLGFIYSDTLCDVEAVFTKNKFQAAPLRHYQMYDKDFQTNFILINSKNANALTGQKGIDDINEIFSSLKFDITNPIMSSTGVIANPIPKEKIIAGANTFDLSSKNAESLAEAIMTTDAYPKTCMYEVKLEDGSSFKIGAVSKGAGMINPNLATMLCFICTDASIPKEDMKELLEVNSHTTFNAISVDGDTSTNDTVLLLANKKSKAYDKEAFKEVLRLVMHDMAMLMVADGEGAKKAVAFEVINAANDEEAQTAAKALSNSLLVKTALYGEDPNFGRIASTIGASQIQCDETKLVISYNDVIVYNKGEILLDDICEAKAVQVLKNSEYKVLCDLGIGEGKFTAYGCDLGYEYIKINADYRT, encoded by the coding sequence ATGTTTACAATTTTACCTATAAAAGGATATTTAGATCAAATTGATGGATTTTATTGTGATGGGATTAGTGCAGGATTAAAATCTAATGGAAAAAAAGATTTAGGTTTTATTTATTCAGATACACTTTGTGATGTTGAAGCAGTATTTACAAAAAACAAATTTCAAGCCGCACCACTTAGACATTATCAAATGTATGATAAAGATTTCCAAACAAATTTTATTTTAATTAATTCTAAAAATGCAAATGCATTAACAGGACAAAAAGGAATTGATGATATAAATGAAATCTTTTCATCTTTAAAATTTGATATTACAAATCCAATTATGAGTAGTACAGGAGTTATTGCAAATCCTATTCCAAAAGAAAAAATAATAGCAGGCGCTAATACTTTTGATTTATCTTCAAAAAATGCAGAAAGTCTAGCAGAAGCAATAATGACAACAGATGCTTATCCTAAAACTTGTATGTATGAAGTTAAATTAGAAGATGGAAGCAGTTTTAAAATAGGAGCAGTTTCAAAAGGTGCAGGAATGATAAATCCAAATCTTGCAACAATGCTTTGTTTTATTTGTACAGATGCTTCAATTCCTAAAGAAGATATGAAAGAGTTACTTGAAGTAAATTCCCATACAACATTTAATGCAATTTCAGTTGATGGAGATACTTCAACAAATGATACAGTATTATTATTAGCAAATAAAAAATCTAAGGCTTATGATAAAGAAGCTTTCAAAGAAGTATTAAGACTTGTAATGCATGATATGGCAATGTTAATGGTTGCAGACGGTGAAGGAGCAAAAAAAGCAGTTGCCTTTGAAGTTATAAATGCAGCAAATGATGAAGAAGCTCAAACAGCAGCAAAAGCTCTTTCTAATTCATTATTAGTAAAAACAGCTCTTTATGGAGAAGATCCAAACTTTGGAAGAATTGCTTCAACTATAGGTGCAAGTCAAATACAATGCGATGAAACAAAACTTGTAATTTCTTATAACGATGTTATAGTATATAATAAAGGTGAGATTCTATTAGATGATATTTGTGAAGCAAAAGCTGTTCAGGTACTTAAAAATAGTGAATATAAAGTTTTATGTGACTTAGGAATAGGTGAAGGAAAATTCACTGCTTATGGTTGTGATCTTGGTTATGAATATATAAAAATTAATGCAGACTACAGAACTTAA
- a CDS encoding YdcH family protein, producing MFHEYRDVITELKQKDAHFIKVFEKHNELDEKIQEMEKNHADQFEVEKLKKEKLQLKDEVYNIIVDYKKENNL from the coding sequence ATGTTTCATGAATACAGAGATGTTATTACAGAATTAAAACAAAAAGATGCACACTTCATAAAAGTGTTTGAAAAGCATAATGAATTAGATGAAAAAATTCAAGAAATGGAAAAAAATCATGCGGATCAATTTGAAGTTGAGAAGCTAAAAAAAGAAAAACTACAATTAAAAGATGAAGTATATAATATCATCGTAGATTATAAAAAAGAGAATAATCTATAA